The following coding sequences lie in one Haladaptatus sp. DJG-WS-42 genomic window:
- a CDS encoding glutaredoxin family protein, which produces MTFQPGESLSQDEVTERVDAAIEDNDVVLFMKGNRLMPQCGFSMRAVELISQYHEDFETVDALASLDEFRVALKQHSGWETIPQTYVNGEFIGGSDILAELDERGELEAALDA; this is translated from the coding sequence ATGACATTCCAGCCCGGCGAGTCACTCAGCCAAGACGAAGTCACAGAACGCGTCGATGCGGCCATCGAAGACAACGACGTCGTGCTGTTCATGAAAGGGAACCGACTCATGCCCCAGTGTGGTTTCTCGATGCGCGCGGTCGAGCTCATCTCCCAGTACCACGAGGACTTCGAGACGGTGGATGCGCTTGCCTCACTCGATGAGTTCCGCGTCGCACTCAAACAACACAGCGGCTGGGAAACCATCCCGCAGACCTACGTGAACGGCGAGTTCATCGGCGGCAGCGACATTTTAGCCGAATTAGACGAACGCGGCGAACTCGAAGCGGCCCTCGACGCCTGA
- a CDS encoding phosphoadenosine phosphosulfate reductase family protein: MATNFPEYVTVDYSDGEGENPEDYPSIEHKIEKAIEVTKKGLEEYENPAIMWTGGKDSTLVLYFVKEVAERFDLEMPPAVFIDHFQHFDDLLDFVEHWADEWDIEVIYARNDDVGSLADEPGDTITVSDLNEQNQHHVRNILEYEEDTFPFLLDTYVGNHLLKTVALNNALEEYDIDGVISGIRWDEQEARADETFFSPRHDPDIYPPHDRVQPILQFDEADVWEAFWNFVVPETVADFPDEGYVPQDYDDLPNGLTHKDVPVSPKYFEGFRSLGSEVSTEKSDTEPAWLQDLANTTERAGRAQDKEDLMARLRDLGYM; encoded by the coding sequence ATGGCAACGAACTTCCCCGAATACGTCACCGTCGATTATTCCGACGGCGAAGGCGAGAACCCCGAAGATTACCCATCTATCGAGCACAAAATCGAGAAGGCAATAGAGGTCACGAAAAAGGGCCTCGAAGAGTACGAGAATCCCGCAATCATGTGGACCGGCGGGAAGGACTCCACGCTCGTGCTCTACTTCGTCAAAGAGGTTGCAGAGCGATTCGACCTCGAAATGCCGCCTGCGGTGTTCATCGACCACTTCCAGCACTTCGACGACCTGCTTGACTTCGTCGAACACTGGGCCGACGAGTGGGACATTGAGGTCATCTACGCCCGCAACGATGACGTTGGGTCGCTTGCAGACGAGCCGGGCGACACCATCACCGTGTCCGACCTGAACGAGCAGAACCAGCACCACGTCCGCAACATCTTAGAGTACGAGGAGGACACGTTCCCGTTCCTGCTCGACACCTACGTTGGCAACCACCTGCTCAAAACCGTCGCGCTCAACAACGCGCTTGAGGAGTACGACATCGACGGCGTCATCTCCGGCATCCGCTGGGACGAACAGGAAGCGCGCGCAGACGAGACGTTCTTCAGCCCGCGCCACGACCCGGACATCTACCCGCCACACGACCGCGTCCAGCCGATTCTCCAGTTCGACGAGGCAGACGTGTGGGAAGCGTTCTGGAACTTCGTCGTCCCGGAGACGGTCGCAGACTTCCCGGACGAAGGCTACGTCCCACAGGACTACGACGACCTGCCAAACGGTCTGACCCACAAGGACGTCCCGGTCAGTCCGAAGTACTTCGAAGGCTTCCGCAGCCTCGGCAGCGAAGTCAGCACCGAGAAGAGCGACACCGAGCCTGCATGGCTGCAGGACTTGGCCAACACGACCGAGCGCGCGGGCCGCGCACAGGACAAAGAAGACCTGATGGCGCGCCTGCGCGACCTCGGTTACATGTGA
- a CDS encoding phosphoadenosine phosphosulfate reductase family protein, producing the protein MPEGFPSYLSVDYEDGHSQSAADYPSVDEKIAKAIEVTQTALSQYKNPAIMWTGGKDSTLVLYFVKEVADEFGYEMPPVVFIDHYEHFDDVTAFVHRWADKLGVDLIISRNEDFARLGASPGDEIPVSDLSEQNQHELRTRLDHTDDTFVLSADSYAGNHLLKTVALNNTITEHDIDGVFSGVRWDEQDARKNETFFSPRHDSEKYPPHDRIQPILQFNERSLWDAFWYYLVPDLVSDYPQDGYVPQGYDDLPNGLMPEDLPVGPKYFEGFRSLGTAKGSAKSDDRPAWLQDLEHTTERAGRAQDKEGLMARLRDLGYM; encoded by the coding sequence ATGCCTGAAGGGTTTCCTTCGTATCTCAGCGTAGACTACGAAGACGGTCACTCGCAGAGCGCCGCAGACTACCCAAGCGTAGACGAGAAGATTGCGAAGGCAATCGAGGTCACCCAAACCGCGCTCTCGCAGTACAAAAATCCAGCCATCATGTGGACCGGCGGGAAGGATTCGACACTCGTCCTCTACTTCGTCAAAGAAGTTGCAGACGAATTCGGCTACGAGATGCCACCAGTCGTGTTCATCGACCACTACGAACACTTCGACGACGTGACGGCGTTCGTCCACCGCTGGGCCGACAAGCTCGGCGTAGACCTCATCATCTCGCGCAACGAGGATTTCGCCCGACTCGGCGCGTCGCCGGGCGACGAGATTCCGGTCTCTGACCTGAGCGAGCAGAACCAACACGAACTGCGCACCCGGCTCGACCACACCGACGATACGTTCGTGCTCTCCGCCGATTCCTACGCGGGCAACCACCTGCTCAAGACCGTCGCGCTCAACAACACCATCACTGAACACGACATTGACGGCGTGTTCTCTGGCGTGCGCTGGGACGAACAGGACGCTCGAAAAAATGAGACGTTCTTTAGCCCGCGCCACGACTCTGAGAAGTACCCGCCACACGACCGCATCCAGCCGATTCTCCAGTTCAACGAACGGTCACTCTGGGACGCCTTCTGGTACTACCTCGTGCCCGACCTCGTCTCGGACTATCCACAGGACGGCTACGTCCCACAAGGCTACGACGACCTGCCAAACGGCCTGATGCCGGAAGACCTGCCAGTGGGGCCAAAGTACTTCGAAGGCTTCCGTAGCCTCGGCACGGCGAAGGGCTCTGCGAAGAGCGACGACCGACCGGCGTGGCTCCAAGACTTAGAACACACGACCGAGCGCGCCGGTCGCGCACAGGACAAAGAGGGCCTGATGGCGCGCCTGCGCGACCTCGGCTACATGTGA
- a CDS encoding aldo/keto reductase, with product MSLPTSDDCPRTDGMPLLGLGTWENKDQAQCAASVKTALEMGYRHIDTAQIYGNEEGVGRGIEQADVPREDIFLATKVWIDELAPEDVRASTEESLDKLGVDYVDLLYIHWPAREYEPEATLEAFKDLKADGKIRRIGVSNFEPEQLDTARDILGDAVFANQVELHPLLPQHDLREYCDEHDIELVAYSPLARGDVFSVPELTAIAENHDASAAQVSLAWLREKGITAIPKATSEAHISDNWQSLNLDLSADEIAAIDDLDQTDRKVDPPFAPW from the coding sequence ATGTCCCTGCCAACCAGTGACGACTGTCCGCGTACCGATGGCATGCCGCTTCTCGGCCTCGGCACGTGGGAAAACAAAGACCAAGCGCAGTGTGCAGCGAGCGTCAAAACCGCCTTAGAGATGGGGTATCGCCACATCGACACCGCCCAGATTTACGGCAACGAAGAAGGCGTTGGCCGCGGTATCGAGCAGGCGGACGTTCCCCGCGAGGACATCTTCCTCGCTACAAAGGTGTGGATTGACGAACTCGCACCCGAAGACGTGCGCGCCTCCACCGAAGAGAGCCTCGACAAACTCGGTGTGGACTACGTTGACCTCCTCTACATCCACTGGCCCGCCCGCGAATACGAGCCAGAAGCGACGTTAGAAGCATTCAAAGACCTGAAAGCCGACGGCAAAATCCGACGGATCGGCGTGAGTAACTTCGAGCCAGAACAGCTCGACACAGCCCGAGACATTCTCGGCGATGCGGTGTTCGCCAATCAGGTCGAACTCCATCCACTGCTCCCCCAACACGACCTGCGCGAGTACTGTGACGAACACGATATCGAACTCGTCGCCTACTCGCCGCTCGCCCGCGGTGACGTCTTCTCCGTCCCGGAACTCACCGCGATTGCAGAGAATCACGACGCATCTGCCGCACAGGTCAGTCTTGCGTGGCTGCGCGAGAAAGGGATTACAGCGATTCCGAAGGCGACGAGCGAAGCCCACATCAGCGATAACTGGCAGTCGCTCAACCTCGACCTCTCCGCAGACGAAATCGCAGCGATTGACGACCTCGACCAAACCGACCGGAAGGTCGACCCGCCGTTCGCGCCGTGGTGA
- a CDS encoding geranylgeranyl reductase family protein, whose protein sequence is MAAERYDIIIVGGGTSGTFAAATAANEGLSVVILERKSREDGGMIACGDAIKGKSTFPDVIDREYLRAESFTNENILKARFENPLTDSHLDIPFRAPGAVVDRKRYGEVLLEEAERAGAEIHWDTVVRDVIQNDSGRVTGVTTTRKGNVKNYEAEVVIDAAGSLSLLQDKVDFSNTTFDTKVSYSQFCSAYREVLITKEPVDYHDAIVFKPTEELGYLWYFPRSPTEINVGLGFQMNKPPMKLVEVLKNDIRSRPEFDGAKIKNKLGAALPTRRPYDSATANGYIAVGDAAGHVNPTTGGGIPGAAKAGHWAALEAIKAISEGDVTESNLWNYNQRVMQDFGKRFAAMDIYNIFGGAHDVNELVKVISALPGQQLLDTLGKEGNASMSFGLKVKTALKTFGHWDVLYELYKVQKKANELRDVYDQYPDDPSGFESWRESRDAVMDDVYRITGATPKY, encoded by the coding sequence ATGGCAGCCGAACGCTACGATATTATCATTGTTGGGGGTGGCACCTCCGGGACCTTTGCGGCCGCAACGGCTGCAAACGAGGGTCTCTCCGTCGTTATTCTTGAGCGGAAGTCAAGAGAGGACGGTGGCATGATTGCCTGCGGTGATGCAATCAAGGGGAAAAGTACGTTCCCCGACGTCATCGACCGCGAGTATCTCCGGGCCGAATCGTTCACGAACGAGAACATCCTGAAAGCGCGCTTCGAAAACCCGCTTACGGATTCGCACTTAGACATCCCGTTCCGGGCACCGGGCGCTGTCGTCGACCGAAAGCGCTACGGCGAAGTGTTGCTCGAAGAAGCAGAGCGCGCCGGTGCCGAGATTCACTGGGACACCGTCGTCAGAGACGTTATCCAGAACGATAGCGGCCGGGTCACGGGCGTCACGACGACGCGAAAAGGGAACGTCAAAAACTACGAGGCGGAAGTCGTCATCGACGCCGCCGGTTCCCTTTCGCTACTGCAGGACAAAGTTGACTTCTCGAACACCACCTTCGACACCAAGGTGAGCTACTCGCAGTTCTGTTCTGCCTACCGCGAGGTGCTCATCACGAAAGAGCCGGTTGACTACCACGACGCCATCGTGTTCAAGCCAACCGAAGAGCTTGGCTACCTCTGGTACTTCCCACGCTCGCCGACGGAAATCAACGTCGGGCTTGGCTTCCAGATGAACAAGCCGCCGATGAAGCTCGTCGAGGTGTTGAAAAACGACATCCGCTCGCGTCCCGAGTTCGATGGCGCGAAAATCAAGAACAAACTCGGCGCGGCGCTCCCAACCCGTCGGCCGTACGATTCTGCCACGGCAAACGGCTACATCGCGGTGGGCGACGCTGCGGGCCACGTCAACCCGACGACGGGTGGCGGCATTCCAGGTGCGGCGAAAGCCGGACACTGGGCCGCCCTCGAAGCCATCAAGGCAATCAGCGAAGGCGACGTGACTGAGTCCAACCTCTGGAACTACAACCAGCGCGTCATGCAGGACTTCGGCAAGCGGTTTGCGGCGATGGACATCTACAACATCTTCGGTGGCGCACACGACGTGAACGAACTCGTGAAAGTCATCAGCGCACTCCCCGGCCAACAGCTCCTCGACACACTTGGCAAGGAAGGGAACGCCTCGATGAGCTTCGGTCTCAAAGTCAAAACCGCGCTCAAGACGTTCGGCCACTGGGACGTTCTCTACGAACTCTACAAGGTACAAAAGAAAGCGAACGAACTGCGCGACGTGTACGACCAGTATCCGGACGACCCAAGCGGCTTCGAGTCGTGGCGTGAGTCGCGCGACGCCGTGATGGATGACGTGTACCGAATCACGGGCGCGACGCCGAAGTACTGA
- a CDS encoding 2-oxoacid:ferredoxin oxidoreductase subunit beta, translated as MSSDVRFTDFKSDKQPTWCPGCGDFGTMNGMMKGLAETGNDPDNTFLVAGIGCSGKIGTYMHSYALHGVHGRALPVGIGAKLANPNLEVMVAGGDGDGFSIGAGHFVHAVRRNVNMTYVVMDNRIYGLTKGQASPTSREDFETSTTPDGPMQAPVNPHALALAAGGTFIAQSFSSDALRHVEIIKQAIEHPGFAFVNCYSPCVTFNDVDTYDYFRDSLVDLKEEDHDPTDKDAAKDVIFDSEKEYMGVIYKDENSVPFEERWGISENMSQIEDKPPEGTMDLVREFY; from the coding sequence ATGAGCTCCGACGTTCGATTCACTGATTTCAAATCCGACAAGCAGCCGACCTGGTGTCCCGGATGCGGTGACTTCGGGACGATGAACGGCATGATGAAAGGCCTCGCCGAAACCGGCAACGACCCGGACAACACGTTCTTGGTCGCCGGGATTGGCTGTTCGGGCAAAATCGGGACGTACATGCACAGTTACGCGCTGCACGGCGTCCACGGTCGCGCCCTGCCCGTTGGCATCGGCGCCAAACTCGCAAACCCCAACCTCGAAGTGATGGTTGCGGGTGGCGACGGTGACGGCTTCTCCATCGGCGCGGGCCACTTCGTCCACGCCGTCCGCCGCAACGTCAACATGACGTACGTCGTGATGGACAACCGCATCTACGGGCTCACGAAGGGACAGGCCTCGCCGACCAGCCGCGAGGACTTCGAAACCTCGACGACGCCGGACGGCCCAATGCAGGCGCCGGTCAACCCACACGCGCTCGCGCTCGCTGCGGGTGGCACGTTCATTGCCCAGTCGTTCTCCTCTGACGCGCTGCGTCACGTCGAGATCATCAAACAGGCAATCGAACACCCCGGCTTCGCGTTCGTCAACTGTTACAGTCCGTGTGTCACGTTCAACGACGTGGACACGTACGACTACTTCCGTGACTCGCTCGTGGACCTCAAAGAAGAAGACCACGACCCAACGGACAAAGACGCCGCGAAGGACGTCATCTTCGACTCCGAAAAGGAGTACATGGGCGTCATCTACAAAGACGAAAACTCGGTTCCGTTCGAGGAACGTTGGGGCATCTCGGAGAACATGTCCCAAATCGAGGACAAGCCGCCAGAAGGCACGATGGACCTCGTCCGCGAATTCTACTGA
- a CDS encoding 2-oxoacid:acceptor oxidoreductase subunit alpha, which translates to MPEDLNWAIGGEAGDGIDSTGKIFAQALSRAGRHVFTSKDFASRIRGGYTAYKIRTSVDRVESVVDRLDILIALTQRTVEENMEELHEGSVIIYDGERTTMKDFEAPDGMIGLNVPLRRLAEEAGGAIMQNIVALGAACEVSDFPIENLDESLEKRFGSKGGSIVENNSKAARAGQAYVRENYDLDLDYELETTDADYVLLNGDEAIGMGAIAAGCRFYAGYPITPATNVMEYMTGRVEQFGGAVVQAEDELSAINMALGAARAGARSMTATSGPGIDLMTETFGLIATSETPLVITNVMRSGPSTGMPTKQEQGDLNQMLYGGHGEIPRFVLTPTSISECFHKTVEAFNLAEKYQTPVYLAADLALAVSEQTFPPEEFDMDKVEIDRGKVVDEESLGEWVNDKQQFKPHALTEDGVSPRAFPGTKGGAHMSTGLEHDELGRRTEDTDMRVEQVDKRNRKVQTAIENEDWSPREFGDADSGNLVISWGSNEGAIREALEFLDDENVSVRFLSVPYIFPRPDLTEEIAAADDVIVVECNATGQFADLIEHDALRRVKRLNKYNGVRFKADELAAKIKQALEESVEATA; encoded by the coding sequence ATGCCAGAGGACCTGAACTGGGCCATCGGCGGTGAAGCCGGCGATGGAATCGATTCCACTGGGAAGATTTTCGCCCAGGCACTCTCTCGCGCAGGCCGACACGTCTTTACATCCAAAGACTTCGCATCTCGTATTCGTGGTGGCTACACCGCATACAAGATTCGAACCTCGGTTGATCGCGTCGAGAGTGTCGTAGACCGACTCGACATTCTGATTGCACTGACCCAACGCACGGTCGAAGAGAACATGGAAGAGCTCCACGAGGGCTCGGTCATCATCTACGACGGTGAACGAACCACGATGAAGGACTTCGAAGCCCCAGACGGCATGATCGGGCTGAACGTCCCGCTCCGCCGCCTCGCAGAAGAGGCCGGTGGGGCCATCATGCAGAACATCGTCGCCCTCGGCGCGGCGTGTGAAGTCTCTGACTTCCCCATCGAGAACCTCGATGAATCGCTCGAAAAGCGCTTCGGCTCGAAGGGTGGCTCCATCGTCGAGAACAACTCGAAAGCCGCCCGCGCAGGTCAAGCGTACGTCCGCGAGAACTACGACTTAGACCTCGATTACGAACTCGAAACCACCGACGCAGACTACGTCCTGCTGAACGGTGACGAGGCTATCGGCATGGGCGCAATCGCTGCTGGCTGTCGATTCTACGCTGGCTACCCAATCACGCCCGCGACCAACGTCATGGAATACATGACCGGTCGCGTAGAGCAGTTCGGTGGCGCAGTCGTCCAGGCAGAGGACGAACTGTCCGCCATCAACATGGCCCTCGGTGCCGCGCGCGCCGGTGCCCGTTCGATGACCGCAACCTCTGGGCCGGGCATCGACCTCATGACCGAGACGTTCGGGCTCATCGCAACGAGCGAGACGCCGCTCGTCATCACGAACGTCATGCGCTCTGGGCCATCCACCGGGATGCCAACCAAGCAAGAACAGGGCGACCTGAACCAGATGCTCTACGGCGGCCACGGAGAGATTCCACGCTTCGTCCTCACGCCAACGAGTATCTCCGAGTGTTTCCACAAGACCGTCGAAGCGTTCAACTTAGCAGAAAAGTACCAGACGCCGGTCTACCTCGCCGCAGACCTCGCGCTTGCGGTGAGCGAACAGACCTTCCCGCCAGAAGAGTTCGACATGGACAAGGTCGAAATCGACCGCGGCAAGGTTGTTGACGAAGAGTCCCTCGGCGAGTGGGTCAACGACAAACAGCAGTTCAAGCCACACGCGCTCACCGAAGACGGCGTCTCGCCGCGCGCGTTCCCCGGCACGAAAGGTGGTGCCCACATGTCCACTGGTCTCGAACACGACGAACTCGGTCGCCGTACCGAGGACACGGATATGCGCGTCGAACAGGTCGACAAGCGCAACCGCAAAGTCCAGACGGCAATCGAAAACGAAGACTGGTCGCCACGCGAGTTCGGCGACGCAGACTCCGGCAACCTCGTCATTTCGTGGGGGTCGAACGAAGGTGCAATCCGCGAAGCGCTCGAATTCTTAGACGACGAAAACGTGTCCGTGCGCTTCCTCTCCGTACCGTACATCTTCCCACGGCCAGACCTCACCGAGGAAATCGCCGCCGCAGACGACGTTATCGTGGTCGAGTGTAACGCGACCGGACAGTTCGCAGACCTCATCGAACACGACGCGCTCCGCCGCGTAAAGCGCCTGAACAAGTACAACGGTGTCCGCTTCAAGGCAGACGAGCTGGCAGCAAAAATTAAACAGGCTCTCGAAGAGTCTGTGGAGGCAACCGCATGA
- a CDS encoding FAD-dependent oxidoreductase — MEPREVTVAANRRVGPETVALDLETPDGFSAEPGQFVKLSLEIEGETVSRFYTLSSPSVTDTFELTVGIDPDGDVAPHIETLEAGDTVTIAGPFGNDYYEGEARAVILAGGPGVGPAVGIAERALEDGGEAGIVYVDDAPVHEARLAALEEQGADVFILDADGSMTDAVASVLTGDEQVFIYGFADFLDAATDALQAAGADPETAKVENFG, encoded by the coding sequence ATGGAACCACGCGAAGTAACCGTCGCCGCGAATCGCCGCGTCGGCCCAGAGACGGTCGCACTGGACCTCGAAACGCCGGATGGCTTCAGCGCAGAACCCGGCCAGTTCGTCAAACTCAGCCTCGAAATCGAGGGCGAAACCGTCTCGCGCTTCTACACGCTCTCCTCGCCGAGCGTGACCGACACGTTCGAACTCACCGTCGGCATCGACCCCGACGGAGATGTCGCCCCGCACATCGAAACGCTCGAAGCCGGTGATACCGTCACCATTGCCGGGCCGTTCGGCAACGACTACTACGAAGGCGAGGCGCGCGCGGTCATCCTCGCAGGTGGCCCGGGCGTCGGGCCAGCAGTCGGTATCGCAGAGCGCGCGCTCGAGGACGGTGGCGAAGCGGGCATTGTCTACGTAGACGACGCGCCGGTTCACGAAGCCCGGCTCGCCGCGCTCGAAGAACAGGGTGCAGACGTGTTCATCCTCGACGCAGACGGGTCGATGACCGACGCCGTCGCGTCGGTGCTCACCGGCGACGAACAGGTGTTCATCTACGGCTTTGCTGATTTCTTAGACGCCGCAACCGACGCCCTGCAGGCGGCTGGCGCAGACCCAGAGACCGCGAAAGTCGAGAACTTCGGCTAA
- a CDS encoding LysE family transporter, giving the protein MPAAFETFVLGALFGVSIAAPVGPIGILCIQRTLSNGWRSGVVSGLGAATADAVYGAIVAFGVTAISSLLLTYASPLRLVGGLLLLVLGVQTLRQAPATESAEESNGRGLVSDYTTTLALTLANPVTILAFVAIVTGYSVAVGSAVEAGALVVGVFLGSVAQHEQTTCFVYDARASGRDEAVVCVVPEAVKARARDCQCLFVHVGQVAIVPAQALVETRGFSLGVRSAGHEPTVRFARENATGLAEVLDFRGLWVCASRLQGVGCGV; this is encoded by the coding sequence ATGCCCGCGGCGTTCGAGACGTTCGTGCTCGGCGCGCTGTTCGGCGTCTCCATCGCCGCGCCGGTTGGGCCAATTGGCATTCTCTGCATCCAGCGAACGCTCTCGAATGGCTGGCGGTCGGGCGTCGTCTCGGGACTCGGCGCGGCGACCGCGGACGCCGTGTACGGCGCGATTGTCGCCTTTGGCGTGACGGCGATTTCGTCACTCTTGCTTACGTATGCGTCGCCGTTGCGGCTGGTCGGTGGGCTGTTGCTCCTCGTACTTGGTGTTCAAACGCTCCGGCAGGCCCCTGCGACGGAATCGGCCGAGGAATCGAACGGGCGCGGGCTCGTTTCTGACTACACCACGACGCTCGCGCTCACGCTTGCGAACCCGGTGACGATTCTCGCCTTTGTCGCCATCGTCACGGGCTACAGCGTGGCCGTCGGCTCTGCGGTCGAAGCCGGAGCACTCGTCGTGGGCGTCTTTCTCGGCTCGGTCGCGCAGCATGAGCAGACGACCTGCTTCGTCTACGACGCGCGCGCCAGCGGCCGAGACGAAGCCGTCGTCTGCGTAGTCCCAGAAGCCGTCAAAGCGCGTGCCCGAGATTGCCAGTGTCTCTTCGTACACGTCGGGCAGGTCGCCATAGTCCCCGCACAGGCGCTCGTAGAGACGCGTGGCTTCTCGCTCGGCGTACGGAGTGCGGGACACGAACCCACCGTTAGGTTCGCGCGGGAAAACGCTACTGGCTTAGCCGAAGTTCTCGACTTTCGCGGTCTCTGGGTCTGCGCCAGCCGCCTGCAGGGCGTCGGTTGCGGCGTCTAA
- a CDS encoding VOC family protein, which translates to MPTVKALGEIAFRTESLDGMVEFYEDVVGLTLLRRGDTYAFFDLGESYGGHTQVFVLFDRIGGDDYDGLDKRRTTMDHVAFAIDLADFDAEKERLEAAGLDVRTTTHGWVQWRSLYFEDPDGHSVEFVAYDETIPTDES; encoded by the coding sequence ATGCCCACCGTCAAAGCCCTCGGCGAAATCGCGTTCCGCACCGAATCGCTCGATGGGATGGTCGAATTCTACGAAGACGTGGTTGGCTTAACTCTGCTCCGGCGCGGCGACACGTACGCCTTTTTCGACCTCGGTGAGTCCTACGGCGGGCACACGCAGGTGTTCGTCCTGTTCGACCGCATCGGCGGAGACGACTACGACGGTCTCGACAAACGGCGCACAACGATGGACCACGTTGCCTTCGCCATCGACCTCGCGGACTTCGACGCGGAGAAGGAACGACTGGAAGCCGCGGGCCTCGACGTACGGACGACGACTCACGGCTGGGTCCAGTGGCGCTCGCTCTACTTCGAGGACCCGGATGGCCACTCCGTGGAGTTCGTCGCCTACGACGAGACGATTCCGACGGACGAGTCCTAA
- the mce gene encoding methylmalonyl-CoA epimerase, with translation MHFDHAGIATDDADALIDLYGDLFSMPAVHEEEFGDLRVVFLDCGDGYFELLEPIEEGTVSRYLEKNGPGIHHLALATDDIDAALDNARDHGVTLIDDEPRPGAWGHDVAFLHPKSTGGILIEFVQH, from the coding sequence ATGCACTTCGACCACGCTGGGATTGCCACTGACGACGCAGACGCGCTCATCGACCTGTACGGCGACTTGTTCTCGATGCCCGCCGTCCACGAAGAGGAGTTTGGCGACCTGCGCGTCGTCTTCTTAGACTGCGGCGACGGCTACTTCGAGTTGTTAGAGCCAATCGAGGAGGGAACGGTGTCGCGGTATCTCGAAAAGAACGGGCCGGGCATCCACCACCTCGCGCTCGCAACCGACGACATCGACGCCGCCCTTGACAACGCCCGTGACCACGGCGTAACGCTCATCGACGACGAACCGCGCCCCGGCGCGTGGGGCCACGACGTGGCCTTTCTCCACCCCAAATCGACCGGCGGCATCCTCATCGAATTCGTCCAACACTAA